One Euphorbia lathyris chromosome 1, ddEupLath1.1, whole genome shotgun sequence DNA segment encodes these proteins:
- the LOC136226554 gene encoding UMP-CMP kinase, producing MWKRAVSLSSLISSSKSTSLHQLTYGAKIWKSLATENCTPVKYTTSVEEKSPFITFVLGGPGSGKGTQCLKIAENFGLTHLSAGDLLRRELLSDSEYGAMILKTIQEGKIVPSEVTVKLIKKELESSDSNKFLIDGFPRSDENRIAFEKIVGVEPNMVLFFDCPEEEMVKRVLNRNEGRVDDNIDTFKERLKVFSAVSLPVIGYYSKKGKLRKINAVGSVDDIFEQVRTIFTTCEALK from the exons ATGTGGAAGAGGGCGGTTTCACTTTCTTCAttgatttcctcttctaaatcAACCTCACTTCACCAG TTAACTTATGGCGCAAAGATCTGGAAATCACTTGCTACTGAGAATTGCACTCCG GTCAAATACACCACTTCTGTTGAAGAGAAATCCCCATTTATAACTTTTGTTTTAG GTGGCCCTGGTAGTGGAAAAGGTACCCAATGTCTAAAGATAGCAGAGAATTTTGGATTAACACATCTGAGTGCTGGGGATCTGCTAAGGAGAGAATTACTTTCTGACAGTGAATATGG TGCCATGATTTTGAAGACAATTCAAGAGGGCAAAATTGTTCCTTCAGAAGTGACAGTCAAACTGATAAAAAAAGAGTTGGAGTCAAGTGATAGTAATAAATTTCTTATTGATGGTTTCCCACGAAGTGATGAAAACCGCATAGCATTTGAAAAAATT gttggagtagaaccAAACATGGTGCTTTTTTTTGATTGCCCAGAAGAAGAGATGGTAAAAAGAGTGCTAAACCGTAATGAG GGTCGAGTTGATGATAACATAGACACATTCAAGGAACGTCTTAAAGTGTTTTCAGCAGTAAGTCTTCCTGTTATTGGCTACTACTCCAAGAAAGGGAAGCTGCGTAAG ATCAATGCTGTAGGATCCGTGGATGAcatttttgaacaagttcgcACTATTTTTACTACATGTGAG GCATTGAAATGA
- the LOC136226544 gene encoding pentatricopeptide repeat-containing protein At4g25270, chloroplastic — protein sequence MVTLLHPPSFQAPSMVLHYAARSRKGRKQRQEGKLLKQLHLHRNRPILSFPKSSPTPLLIDHKHYTRTKLEALDFILQDIETSVKKRLKIDAEIFSSLLETCYTLNAIGHGIRIHRLIPPSFLRRNTGISSKLLRLYASCGLIDEAQQVFDEMTKRDDSAFAWNSLISGYAELGLYEDAIALYFQMEEEGIEPDQFTFPRVLKACGGLGLIQIGEAVHRDLVRLGFFNDGFVLNALVDMYAKCGDIVKARRIFDKIVSKDSVSWNSMLSGYIRHEVLAEALHIFNGMLQDGVELDSVAISSILANVTSLKLGIQIHGLIVQRGMLCDLSIANSLIIMYSSNGELNQARLVFDQMPERDVVSWNSIISAHRKDSKALAYFERMETDGVTPDSITFVSTLSACAHVGLVEDGKRLFSCMREKHKIKPIMEHYACMVNLYGRAGLIREAYDMIIEEMEFDAGQTVWGALLYACYLHGNIEVGEIAAENLFELEPDNEHNFELLMKIYGDAGRLEDVERVRKMMLDRGL from the coding sequence ATGGTGACCCTTCTTCATCCACCAAGTTTCCAAGCTCCTTCAATGGTCCTTCATTATGCTGCCAGAAGCAGAAAAGGCAGAAAACAGAGACAAGAAGGAAAATTACTAAAGCAACTCCATCTTCACAGAAATAGGCCTATTCTTTCTTTCCCCAAATCATCTCCTACTCCTCTCCTAATTGACCATAAACACTATACCCGGACCAAACTCGAAGCCTTGGATTTCATCCTTCAGGATATAGAAACCTCCGTTAAAAAACGCTTAAAAATCGATGCCGAGATCTTCTCTTCTCTGTTAGAAACATGTTATACCTTAAATGCTATTGGTCATGGTATCAGGATTCACCGGCTAATACCCCCTTCCTTTTTACGGAGAAACACTGGCATTTCATCTAAATTGCTAAGGTTGTACGCGTCATGTGGGCTTATTGATGAAGCTCAGCAGGTGTTTGATGAAATGACTAAGAGAGATGACTCGGCATTTGCTTGGAACTCGCTTATTTCAGGTTATGCTGAACTGGGTCTTTATGAAGATGCAATCGCGCTTTATTTccaaatggaagaagaaggtaTCGAACCTGACCAGTTCACATTTCCTCGCGTGTTGAAAGCTTGTGGAGGATTGGGTCTAATTCAAATTGGGGAAGCTGTGCACAGAGATTTAGTTCGTTTGGGTTTCTTCAATGACGGGTTTGTGTTAAATGCACTTGTTGATATGTATGCAAAATGTGGTGACATTGTTAAGGCTCGTAGGatatttgataaaattgtttccAAGGACTCAGTTTCATGGAATTCAATGCTCTCTGGTTATATTCGTCATGAGGTCCTTGCAGAGGCATTGCACATCTTCAATGGTATGCTTCAAGATGGAGTCGAATTAGATTCTGTGGCGATTTCTTCAATTCTTGCAAATGTAACTTCTCTGAAATTGGGAATTCAAATTCACGGATTGATTGTCCAAAGAGGAATGCTCTGTGATTTATCCATCGCTAATTCTTTGATTATCATGTACTCAAGTAATGGGGAGTTGAATCAAGCACGTTTAGTGTTTGATCAAATGCCAGAGAGAGATGTTGTGTCATGGAATTCTATAATTTCTGCACACAGAAAGGATTCAAAAGCTTTGGCTTACTTTGAGAGAATGGAGACAGATGGTGTTACACCAGACAGTATCACATTTGTGTCGACATTATCTGCTTGTGCTCATGTGGGTTTGGTGGAGGATGGTAAAAGGTTATTTTCGTGTATGAGAGAAAAGCATAAAATAAAACCTATAATGGAGCATTATGCTTGTATGGTGAATCTTTATGGAAGAGCAGGATTGATCAGAGAGGCTTATGATATGATTATAGAAGAGATGGAATTTGATGCTGGTCAAACTGTGTGGGGAGCATTGTTATATGCTTGTTACCTCCATGGGAATATAGAGGTAGGAGAGATAGCAGCAGAAAATCTATTTGAATTGGAGCCAGATAATGAACATAATTTTGAGCTTTTGATGAAAATTTATGGAGATGCAGGAAGGTTGGAGGATGTTGAGAGGGTGAGAAAGATGATGCTTGACAGGGGACTGTGA